tcgcatgatcggacatatcttacttcaatctctttctttttctcgagctcgtgagtgtatgagaagaactttggatgtatatgttttgttctatcacttttgatatatccttccttcgtttgagcaacacatgctgcattgtcttcatatagaatagttggccccgtacttttgtcaatcccactacttgaacaaatgtgttggcttattgatcttagccatacacattctttacttgcttcatggagtgcgatgatctcagcatgatttgaagaggtagccacaagcgtttgtttctgagaacgccaagatatagcagtgcctccgatcgtaaaaacatatcctgtttgcgatcgggctttgtgtggatctgaaagatatcctgcatctgcaaaaccaaccatttgaccatttgaatctttagggtaaaataagcctaaatcaatagtcccttgtaagtaacgaaagacatgtttaattccattccaatgtcttcgtgttggagatgagctaaatcttgctagaagattaacagcgaatgatatatcaggccgtgtacaatttgcaaggtacatcaacgctccaattgcacttagatatggtacttccggaccaagtatctcttctttttcctcaggtggtcgaaatggatcactttcaatgttaagtgatctaacgaccatcggggtgctaagaggagttgatttatccatgttaaatcgtttcaacacccttttagtgtatgtggattgatgcacaaatataccattttttgaatgttctatttgtaggccaagacaatactgtgtctgtccaagatctttcatctcaaattctcctttgagatagtctgatgccttttgtatttctttttgagttccaataatatttagatcatcaacatataccgcgattatcacaaatccggatgttgttttcttgatgaaaacacatgggcatataggatcattcacatatccttcttttgttaaatgttcactgagacgattgtaccacatacgtccagattgttttaacccatataatgatctttgcaattttattgcacataactctttaggtttggaacttaatgcttctggcattttaaatccatcagggattttcatgtagatatcagtatctaatgatccgtatagataagctgtaaaacatccatgagacgcatctcaagatttttatcagcggctagactcatcaggaatctaaatgtgatcgcatccattacaggagaatatgtttcctcataatcaataccaggtctttgagaaaatccttgggctacaaggcgagctttataccttgtaatctcatttttctcatttcgttttcgaacgaaaatccatctgtacccaactggtctcacatcttcaggtgtgagtacaatagatccaaacacttttcgtttgttaagcgaatcaagttcgatttgtattgcttctttccatttattccaatcatgtctcttttgacattcatatatggatttcggttctggatcatcggtatCTTCATTTACCTCACCTGACacgatatatgagaaagcatcatcaagatcattttgttcatttctattccatatccttttattatggatgtaattaatagaaatctcatgattatctttcgattcatgatgctctgattcatcagagtccttatcatttatttctcccaaaatattttctgctattttgggtgcatcatatatttcagctttcttctgtttcctaggattcttatccttagaaccagcaggtctaccacgcttcaggcgtgtttttggctctcgtgtgtcatcctccttttcttgttcatttggcattttgatacgagcaggagcatttgcagctggtatatgagatttagttaccgtcttggtatctgcaaatgcatcaggtagctggttagctatactctgtaaatgcataattcgtcgaacttctagttctgactctttagtaggaggatcaagatataacaatgatggtacactccattttatatcacttccaacatttttgttttctccccctagaactgggaatacattttcgtcaaaatgacaatcagcaaaacgtgctgtaaatacgtcaccagtctgtggttctaggtatcttataattgatggagaatcacaaccaacatatattcccaaccttctttgtggtcccatctttgttcgttgtggtggtgctacaggcacatataccgcacaaccaaagattctaaagtgggaaatgtttggttctcgaccaaacgctaactgaagtggggaatacttatggtatgcactcggtctgatccgaatgagtgcttctgcatgcaaaatggcatgtccccatacagaggttggaagttttgatctcatgatcaatggtcttgcaatcaattgcagacgcttaattaaagattcagccaaaccattttgcgtatgaacatgagcaaccgaatgttcaacttcaattcccattaccatacaatagtcattgaatgcttgggatgtgaattcaccagcgttgtctagtctaactcttttaatagtataatcaggaaactgtgctcgcagtttgattatctgagttagaaatctcgcaaatgccacatttcgagatgataatagacaaatgtgtgaccatctactggatgcgtcaattaataccataaaatagtggaatggtccacatggtggatgtatcggtccacatatatcaccttgaattctttcaaggaactttggtgattctttctcgattttggttggcgatggccttacgatcaattttcctagagaacatgcaacacatgtcattttattcccttgagaaatctcctggattttcagtgaatgaccatgtgagctctCTATGATTCTACGCATCATTGTACTGCCTggatggccaaggcgatcatgccataacgtgaactcttctgggttccgttttactacaagatttgattcgatctcatcgatataagtatgatgtaatcccgaaggaagttctggaaacttttccaatatgtgttttctgccacatttttcagaaattacatacatgtatttctttccatcctcagttgcagactgagtatcatatccgtgaagatatatgtctttaaaactcaacaaattccttttagaactcggagaatataaagcattatttatggaaaattttgttccattcggcaaagtaaagtttgctttaccagttccttcaatcacgtctgcaggacctgatattgtattgacgacaattcttgtcggttttatatcagagaaatatctcttttgtctcagaatagtgtgcgttgttccactatctggtatgcatatttcacgaatccgtttcttggattttgctccattagtattttgatccatttctgaaattatcataaacattaaataaaagtgaaatgtgaaatttattcattgattatataaagaaaacacacaataattatacatatattgttgttaaaacaacattattctttgaaaacataattattatatattacaaatgaggactattcagcagtcttattagaaacatttccgtactcttcaagagtattctagtccagctcatttgcgaaatcagaggattcaaggtatgaggtcccttcaacGTTTTTCGTGAGGTTCAtctctttagcctttccttttatggattcttgatataacttgcacaaatgtgggggagtacgacatgtacgggaccaatgtcctttacatccacatTTGTAacatttccactcttcaagagcgtgagggagattgatttccttcTGATGATCAAATctgtctttcaaggcttgccataATACGGCTGGGTTctcaacgtctccatagtcgtgagttagattctcatctaaatgcttcttcaggaagattatcgcttcggctatatgctcgggtggcgatttgttaccgacttttATCGCTTCggttatatttcttttttttattacaagataaggtttcacatttgtgacccatctgacataattttcgccggttattttcagagccgggaactggagtttctcgacgTTTGCCATTTGTAAAAcgcaaaataataattttattagaacttcataatttaaaaaccgtttacattaaccatacaagcaattacaaggagaagcgatgtaaataaaattaaaccgataatcatcttaaattcactcggagtaaattctccatcgaataaaccataaatagaaacacaaataaaaatggcacataaaaacaaaagtgcgcgaatcatctttcttgaaaaatcggaggagagcgatttgaaatttttgagagaagatgaaatgttttggatgatgaaatgaaatgaaaatgagttgtatttatagatgaaaattactgttcatgaccgttggagaaaggggaaatttttgaaaaattttctttgtgaccgttgggttaaatcgagtgcaccaaaaattagtgtgaaaatatcgtattaaacggtcaatcaaatctataaaatttcataaaagtgaaaaattatgacaatgaaatatttatgttatatgacaacaaatcatgcgacggctcagccgatcaatgcagaataataaataaattatacggcggctcggccgaccaattaataataaacagaatataaggcggctcagccgaccaataaataataaacaagatataaggcggctcggccgaccaataaataataaacatgatataaggcggctcggccgaccaataaataataaacaagatataaggcggctcggccgaccaataaataaattaaattactagtaaataatataggcggtattccggccattataacatgatataaataatagtagaggcggtataccgaccattataacagggtataaatgatacaaataaattttaccgaatcgcagagtgatcgtgctgataacgtgttatgaaataacttataatttatagtatcgagaaatttaaataagagtagaatttaatacccgtaggaagcaaataacactactatgagtgagagagtttattataagtaagaagaaaaagatgtaatggttctttgattataaactcttgttcttgttttttttggtgtacaaaagagtgagatgagtgatgatatttatagtgaacaacaatgcataaaatatcaaagatggtgcttgatttggtaaatgagtggatgatcatagtgcttgatgagtagatgatcatagtgcttaaGTCGGTAAAGGggtggaggatcatttcaaagtttatcttataacattTATGATTAACAAAGTCTAAAACGTCATTGTGTCAGAAATATACATTTGctaatatatactatatgtgAAGGAATTTGATGTTATACCGTCAGTTATGTTTTAGAGTTacacatattttataaaatgcaCATGTTTTAGATGTGTGATGTATATTCTATATTTATTCTTCACTGACCTACTTACAAAACCTAATACAGATTTTACAATCTCAAAGGATGTTTATGAACTTTAGGCTACGAAAGGAGCTCTAATGGGCTTCAAAAGTCATAACGAGTTGAAGACTGAACCTGGGCCTTTTCAAAGCCTTTGAGATGAAGAGAAGACTCTTACCTGACATCATACACCAAATTTCTTTAATCTTAGCCGATGCTTTGGTTGGTCACCACGATGTTACATGGTAGCACGTGAACACGTCATGTTGTGtgtatttgttttttgaaattttcaggcTGTTTCCAATAGTCAACTTAACAAAAATACGAAAAGTCAAAAATCTTTCTCTCTCAAGATACAATCACATAAAATACCAGATCGAAACTCTGTCTTCGAAAACCATTCATCAGATACCAAACACAcacaggaaaagaaaaaaaaaacaagatggaAGAAACTCAGAATCAGGTAttggaagaagaagcaaaaggaTCAACGACGGTGGAGAAAGTGTATATAGCCGTAGGAAACGATTTACAAGAAGGTTTCAAGACGATCGATTGGGCTTTAAAGAAATGGGACAACATACCAATCTCCATCGTTCTTCTCCACCTCTGCAGCATTTCTCAAGATTTCGTCTACACCCCTTGTACAATCTCTTCCTTCTCAATTCGcacctcttctttttcttttcaatcaTATAAACCCCAATTTACATCGTATCATAGTTGGGAAGCTCCCAGCGAGTTCTGTGAGCGAGGAGAAGCTTCAAGTACTGAGAAAGTACGAAGACCAAAAGATCAACAAGTTGTTGTCTAAATACGTTactttttgtaaaaaggtttaacctttttttttttttttttctgttaattCCGTTATTATATTCAGGGGAAAGTACTccgttttttattttcttatgctGTTTTGTTAAATAACAGTTACAGGTGAAAGCAGAGTTACACAAGGTGGAGAAGGAAGACGATTCAATCCAAGTACTAATCTTAGATCTAATCACAAAGTTCCGAATCACAAAACTCGTCATGGGAATCACTTTCATgagatcttcttcatcttggTAACTTCTTAAACACGTTTAAAGTTCCCAACTTCAaccttagaaaaaaaaatccatttaaaaaaaaaatgcgactttttttgttttatgaaacTCAGGAAATCCAAGAGTGCGATAAGCGGATCGTTCCACATATATCAGAATAAACCGGATTTTTGCGAGTTTTATATAATCTGTGGAGGCAAAATGGTTTTGCTAAAGAGAGAGAACGATGCCAACAACAATATTAGAAGCTGGATTGGTAAAATGTTCCATGATCCGGGGAGAAACTTAGACCGTTCATCTAACGGCAGTGATGATCCAGAGGCTAGTGGAAGTCCATGGGATAAGAACTTGCAGGAGATGGAGATTTATTTCCAGCAACTGTTGAGTTTGAATCttgaagaagacgatgaagaCAATGtccaagaagaagaggatgaagATGGTGGTGACGAGGTGGCACTAGACGTGCTGCAACATTTGGTAAAAGAGAATATACCttttcttgatttgtttttttgtttttttaaatgattctgatttgacatttttcatgTGTTGAAAATGTCAGAATGTAGGAGAGAAGTTAGAGTATGTGAGAAGAAAGGTGAATGAAGCCAAGCTGATGATAGATGAGAACATGAGAGAAGTCAAAGTCAACGCTGAGAGATTAGACAAAGCTGAATGGGCTATCTCTTTATGCAACTGCAGAGTAAGTAAACTGACACTTAAACAAGAACTTTAAGGCTTGGAATGTTTACAACCACATTTAATAGTAACAGAAATCTCTATATATAcctatgtatttatatgttttgttacTATTAAAAAAACCGCACCGTTCTGCATGTTGTCGCTCTGTATGTTGTCATTCCGACCTTAAGATTCCGTGTCCTAAAACGTTTTTGAAACTAGATTGAAGAGCTTGAAGCTGGGATCAAAGAAGAAACCGAGAGACGAGAGAAGCTTCAAGGGACGCTAGATTCAGACAGAGAATGCATTGAACAAACAAAGAACGACGTCGAAAAAGGAAAAGCAAAGCTAGTTTCTCTTGGGGAGCTTCGAGAGGAGCTCTCAAGCAAGGTTGAGACAATGAGGGAAGCTAAACAGCGAGCAGAAGCTGAGCTAGAGAGGGTCGCGTTAGAGAAAGGAGAGATGATAATGGAGATCGAGAAGCTTAAGAACCAAAGAGATGTTTTCAACCGTAGGATTGAGTTTTGCAAAGAGAAAGGGCTGTTGGACTCCAAGAAAGAAGAAGTCAAGTGTGGGTATAGAGAGTACGTTGCAGAGGATATAAGACTGGCCACAGAGAGTTACTCTGATCGGTTGAGGTTAAAATCTGGCGGTAACTGGACGAATGTGTACCGAGGGAGGATCAAGCACACAACAATGGCTGTGAAAGTGATTGGAGACCGTTTATCAGATGAGGAGTTTGCAGCAAAGGTCAAGCTTTTGAATGAGATTAGGCATCCTAACTTGGTAGCAATAGCTGGCTTCTCTTCAGAGAGGCCTAAGTGCATACTCTTCGAGTATATGCATAGTGGGAATTTAAGGGATAACCTATTCACATCGCAGAGGAAGACAAGAAGAAGCAAGATACTTAAATGGCACGATAGGATACGTATAGCTCACCAGGTCTGCTCTGGACTCGGTTTTCTACATTCCGTTAAGCCGAAACCGATCGTCCACGGTCGTCTCACGCCGTCCAAGATCCTCTTGGACCGTAACCTTGTAGCTAAAATAACAGGTTTTGGACTTGTAATGCATAGTGACCAGTCTGATACAAAGCCTGATGTTATGGCTTTCGGAGTATTGCTACTTCATCTTTTAACCGGGAGAAACTGGCCCGGTTTGCTGAAGGCGATGTCGATGAACCAGGCGAGTATTCTCAGGGATTTGGACCAAACGGCTGGTAAGTGGCCGTTGGAGTTAGCTAAGGAGTTCGGTGCACTTGCGGTGAATTGCTCTTCGGTTAACAGAGGAGGGAACATGGATTTTTCGACGAAAGAGATCATGGAGGAGCTTGGTAAGATTATGGAGAAAGCTAAGGAGTTTAGAACCAAAGGAGGATACGAGGAAGCAACTAACTCAAAGAACGATGAAGCAGATCCGAATGATATACCGAGTGTTTTCATATGTCCTATACTTCAAGAAGTGATGAAGAATCCACATATTGCAGCAGATGGATTCTCGTATGAGCTTGAGGCTATAGAGGAGTGGCTAAGCATGGGACATGACACATCTCCTATGACGAATCTGAGACTGGATTATCAAGTTCTAACACCGAACCATACTCTTCGTGCTCTCATTCAAGCTTGGCATAGCAAAACAGCAGCACAAGCTTCCTCCTAAGTTTCTACTTTTGTATACACACAAGAACAACTCCAAAAAAAGTTTCTAACTTTGTAATTTGATTAATTGATATTATCAAAACACAAACAACAAGAGAGAGTCCAGAGTGAAGAAGAGATTCATAGCAACAGAACAAACAGAGAAAAAcagaggagaggaagaagacgaaagATACTTTATTTGGTTGATACGGGGGAGAAGAGGCGATCGATTCGATCTTTCTGCTCTTGGAATCTCCGTTCTAAGAAAGCCTCCATGATCTCCATGACGGAAACGAATCTCTTCATCTGCTCTAACCGACGGCTGAGCTCCGCTTCTCTCGCTCTGGCTCGTCGCAGCCGCGCCTCTGTTTCCGCGAGCCGGTCACGAAGATCATCGACCACCAACGAATCTTCGTTTTCTCCGTCGTGAGATCGGCTACGGAGGCTGTTGCGTGAAAACGATTGATTGTGACCGTAACACATCGTACATAAAGAGGAGAGAAAAGATGAAcacaaaattgtttttttttttttttggttttgagtttCTGTCTGacgaagaagaaacagaaacagaaacagaaacgAAAAACTGAACAAGGGTATTTTGGGAAGTTGACCAAGATTTCAAAAACCTTCTATAACACCGAGAAGGTTTTATCCTTTCTCTTGGGTCTAGTCATATTTTTCCGAAATcgaataaccgaaccgaaccaaatcgAAATGAAGTTCGGTTCAAGTTCATCATATCAATTATCCAAACGGATCTTATAtctttagaataaaaaaaaaatcaaaatcgaatCAAAGGCCGAATAGATATCCGAATTAATTGTAACTAGAGTTGCACgggtattatttttatttttaaaactcaaaTTAAGATTCATTatggtttttagttttgtttgcaTTGTGTTAGTATATTGTTCTTGGATATTTAATCAAACATATTGAATGTTTTAAGAACTGAACCGACTAATTAGATCAGTTCAATCGTGACTTTTTTACTAAGCTGAATCCATGTTGTTTCTAAAACAGATTTGTGTTGACCCAATAAAATTGACCAAAACTATTAGAACCGTTAGAATAGATGTATGATTTTGTTGAAAACCCCAATTTATATTTGAACGATTGTTCTTCTAGTGGTTATAGTTTCTAACATTCAATGCATATTTGATTTAGTTGGGTTTATTATAAGAATGGATATATTGATAGATAAAGTGACGAAGAAAAGCTTGTTGTGTacgaaaataaaaatgttagaaatttttttacatGCTGTAAGATAAAAtgggaagaagagaaaacatgAATAGGTGGGATGGTGCTTACGGGAAAAAAGTTATtcattattatttagtttttcaaTATTCTAATACTATAAACtgtagaattttttaaaaagatctataaatttctatatacaTATGAACATATATTaccatatatatttacaaaatattattattaaaacctAGTTGAAATATGAACATATATTaccatatatatttacaaaatattattattaaaacctAGTTGAACTTGATATATTAACGTTTgaagaaaattactattaaaatatTCCAATGAAATTGATATTAATGAAACAAAGCTTACTAAATTATATAAAGTAACGTTTtaggaaaattattatttggatTTTCTATGAAACAATGCTTACTTAGTTTAatagaaaataacaaatttacGGGGAAAATAATTacatagaaataaaaaataccCTACTTCCAAGTATCAGATATATAATCTTCAGCCAAAAATAGCTGAGAATCTTACATAAACTAAACAATTTTAGAATTGTttaatatcatatcaaataaatttggatgaaaattacataaaatttaaaataaaaattgcataaaatttaaaataaaaattgcataATATATTAgcgtaaatatatattatagtaacACTATATTCATGTGGGTAGTTAATAGTTAATACTAAATTTAGGAAATGcattaatagaattttaaaaaattgtacgTTAGATTTAGGATTTTCTCCGCTTTTCCCTAACTCCTACTGGTGTTTAGTGGGATCCTTCCCGTTATGTCTCCCTTGTTTCAAAACTATGTTTGAACTCTTGGTTTTTACTCTAGTAATGAATTgattcagtgttaaaaaaaagatttaggaAATGCAATTAATAATCAATTTAGGAAAtgcattaataaaattaaaaagacaaagaatAATTAAATGTAAGTTTATTAATTACTCTAGTGGCGTTctattataaataaatgataaatcttagggttattttttatttgtacttctttttaatagattagatgatgATTgtgttaattaataaataccTTTTTTGATATGTTGATTGCgtagaaataggaaaaaaaaaatatttggatgtAGTTTTGTTTTCGAATTGAAGAATATTGTGTTCTGATTTTCTGCAGTTAATGGTATTTCCATGGAAGTAGGAATCATTATTTGAATAGTATTGTGTTTTGGAAGGAAAATAGAATATTTAGTTTCAATTTTGAACCCCAAAAAATCTAATGATATCTACAATATACTAACTAATATAACTaagaattttaaagaaattaagaaattataactttggTAAACACTAAAATTGATAAACAATACCTTGATTAGATCGAAAATGTCGAAATTATAATATTAGTAGAACCATAAAACCGGTAAACCAAACCTTGATTTAATCATTATACACAATATTGTTCTGCATAATAGATTTCcaattgttttgtctataattGTTTTGCTATGAAGAAACCTGGACTTATCTTAATTATGATCAATCGTTTGGTTACAGGTTTACATGAGTATTGGTTTACGACTTCATATGTTTACATGAGTATTTGTTCCATATAGTATAAGGTAGGTGATGAGGTCATACATTTACATGTGTATTTGTTTCATATTAATATAAGGTATGTGATGGTTCAACATAATTAATTAGATTCTGTACGGGACAGAATGGTTTAGTAAGGAGAACATCGATTTATTTGGTTTAGCATGAGTATTGGTTTAGTAGCGATAGCAACAATTTATTTGGTTCAGGAAATTAATGTGATAGCAAAAGTGTAAAGCTATAGTGTTTTAATCAGTGGCATTGGTTGGTAATTAGTGAGGAAAACTCAGggttaattacaaaatttacttCCTTTTTAAAGGATTAGATTTATACACATTAGTATTACCACCCCGTGCTGCACACACCTCAATCGGACATGTCCACAGTTTCCACGGTCTGGCTAGCTTTTATCGACGGTTTGTCAAGGACTTCAGTACCATTGCTGCTCCAATGACTtctgtgatcaagaagaatgtatccttTACTTGGGGTTCAGCCCAAGAAGAGTCTTTTAACAAACTTAGTTTGACTCATGCACTGGTCCTTACTCTACCTAACTTTGATAAAACCTTTGAGATTGAGAGTGATGCATCAGGTAAAAGTATAGGAGCTGTGCTTACTCAAGGAAGCCGACCAGTGGCCTACTTCAGTGAGAAATTTAGTCGAGTTGTCCTCAATTACCCGACCTATGACAAAGAGCTTTATGATCTAGTAAGGTCTCTTGAAACTTGGAAACATTATCTTTTGTCTAAAGAGtttgttattcatacagatcatgagacgCTTAAGCATCTAAGAGgtcagaccacactcaagaggAGACACACCAGATGGTTGGAGTTTGTGGAGACTTTCCCTTATGTGATTAAGTACAAGAAGGGCAAAGACAATGTGGTGGCCGATGCCTTGTCCCAGAGATACACTCTTATCTCGACCATGGAAGCTAAGATCAtgagttttgaatttattaaagattctTATGCTACTGACCTTGATTTTCAAGAAGGTTTCAGGAACACTACACAAGGAGCATTCAGTTCTTACTACCAACATGATGGTTTCTTATTCAAGGAAAAGAAACTAGGGAATTGCTGGTCCGGGAGGCCCATGGTGGCGGcctcatgggacactttggtcgaGACAAGACCTTAAGTGTCCTAACCGACCATTTCTTTTGGCCGAACATGAAGAGAGATGTTGAGAACCTATGTGCCAAGTGTATTGTCTGTCTTAAGACCAAATCCAGGTCACATCCTTATGGTTTATACATGCCTTTACCTATTCCTAACCATCCTTGGATAGATGTTTCTAGAGCTTGCCCAAGACAAACCGCAAAGATTCAATTTTTGTAGTGGTGGACATGTTTTCGAAGATGGTCCATTTCATAGCATGTAACAAGACCAATGATGCCACCCAGACAGCCGATCTGTTCTTTAAAGAGGTGGTTCATCTACATGGTGTTCGCAAAACCATCGTGTCCGACCGAGACTTCAAATTCCTAAGCCATTTCTGGAGAACATTGTGGGGTAAGATCGGTACCAAACTACTATTCTCGACCACTTGTCATCCACAGACCGATGGCCAAACacaggtagtaaaccgtacactTTCTCAGTTATTGAGAGCTACGGTCGGTAAGAACTTAAAGAACTGGTTGTCTTG
The window above is part of the Brassica napus cultivar Da-Ae chromosome C3, Da-Ae, whole genome shotgun sequence genome. Proteins encoded here:
- the LOC106416632 gene encoding putative U-box domain-containing protein 50; amino-acid sequence: MEETQNQVLEEEAKGSTTVEKVYIAVGNDLQEGFKTIDWALKKWDNIPISIVLLHLCSISQDFVYTPFGKLPASSVSEEKLQVLRKYEDQKINKLLSKYVTFCKKLQVKAELHKVEKEDDSIQVLILDLITKFRITKLVMGITFMRSSSSWKSKSAISGSFHIYQNKPDFCEFYIICGGKMVLLKRENDANNNIRSWIGKMFHDPGRNLDRSSNGSDDPEASGSPWDKNLQEMEIYFQQLLSLNLEEDDEDNVQEEEDEDGGDEVALDVLQHLNVGEKLEYVRRKVNEAKLMIDENMREVKVNAERLDKAEWAISLCNCRIEELEAGIKEETERREKLQGTLDSDRECIEQTKNDVEKGKAKLVSLGELREELSSKVETMREAKQRAEAELERVALEKGEMIMEIEKLKNQRDVFNRRIEFCKEKGLLDSKKEEVKCGYREYVAEDIRLATESYSDRLRLKSGGNWTNVYRGRIKHTTMAVKVIGDRLSDEEFAAKVKLLNEIRHPNLVAIAGFSSERPKCILFEYMHSGNLRDNLFTSQRKTRRSKILKWHDRIRIAHQVCSGLGFLHSVKPKPIVHGRLTPSKILLDRNLVAKITGFGLVMHSDQSDTKPDVMAFGVLLLHLLTGRNWPGLLKAMSMNQASILRDLDQTAGKWPLELAKEFGALAVNCSSVNRGGNMDFSTKEIMEELGKIMEKAKEFRTKGGYEEATNSKNDEADPNDIPSVFICPILQEVMKNPHIAADGFSYELEAIEEWLSMGHDTSPMTNLRLDYQVLTPNHTLRALIQAWHSKTAAQASS
- the LOC106416634 gene encoding protein SKIP34 — encoded protein: MCYGHNQSFSRNSLRSRSHDGENEDSLVVDDLRDRLAETEARLRRARAREAELSRRLEQMKRFVSVMEIMEAFLERRFQEQKDRIDRLFSPVSTK